From Luteococcus japonicus, one genomic window encodes:
- the lhgO gene encoding L-2-hydroxyglutarate oxidase: MSTPAVWEHLVVGGGIVGLATALTLLEKRPGSSVLVVEKEATVAAHQTGHNSGVIHAGVYYTPGSKKALFCKQGAQWTRDFCDANDIPYRNTGKLIVATSPVEVERMHALFERAQRNELDVELIDGDELRRREPHVVGLGAIVVKQTGIVDYRQVCQKMAEKIAGLGGQVRLATPVVGIHESLSEVSVDLAGPDGQQAERVYARQLVVCGGIQADRLARMAGLEPDFQMVPFRGEYYQLAAQHHHIVDALIYPVPDPDLPFLGVHLTPMMDGSVTVGPNAVMGFAREGYPKLSVSPGDVADFVRFPGFWKLARTMLGTGLKEQWDSLVKPSYLKRVQKYCPSLTTADLGPYPPGIRAQAVRADGSMVEDFHFLQTPRMLHVCNAPSPAATSAMPIADHITQQVLDRPGATMEA, translated from the coding sequence ATGAGCACCCCGGCCGTGTGGGAACACCTGGTGGTTGGCGGCGGCATCGTCGGGCTGGCCACTGCACTGACCCTGTTGGAGAAGCGTCCCGGATCGTCGGTCCTGGTGGTGGAGAAGGAGGCGACGGTTGCCGCCCACCAGACCGGGCACAACTCGGGCGTCATCCACGCGGGCGTGTACTACACACCGGGCTCCAAGAAGGCCCTGTTCTGCAAGCAGGGGGCCCAGTGGACGCGGGACTTCTGCGACGCGAACGACATCCCCTACCGCAACACCGGCAAGCTGATCGTCGCCACCTCCCCGGTGGAGGTGGAGCGGATGCACGCCCTGTTCGAGCGGGCGCAGCGCAACGAGCTGGACGTCGAGTTGATCGACGGCGACGAGCTGCGCCGACGAGAGCCGCACGTGGTGGGGCTGGGGGCCATCGTCGTCAAGCAGACCGGCATCGTGGACTACCGCCAGGTGTGCCAGAAGATGGCCGAGAAGATCGCTGGACTGGGTGGGCAGGTGCGGCTGGCCACTCCCGTCGTGGGCATCCACGAGTCCCTCAGCGAGGTCTCGGTGGACCTGGCCGGACCCGACGGCCAGCAGGCCGAGCGTGTCTACGCCCGTCAGCTCGTGGTGTGCGGTGGTATCCAGGCGGACCGGTTGGCGCGGATGGCGGGGCTGGAGCCGGACTTCCAGATGGTGCCCTTCCGCGGCGAGTACTACCAGTTGGCCGCGCAGCACCATCACATCGTCGATGCCCTGATCTACCCGGTGCCGGACCCGGACCTGCCCTTCCTCGGTGTCCACCTGACACCGATGATGGACGGCAGCGTCACGGTGGGCCCGAATGCGGTGATGGGATTCGCCCGAGAGGGCTATCCCAAGCTGTCGGTCAGTCCGGGCGATGTTGCAGACTTCGTCCGCTTCCCGGGCTTCTGGAAGCTCGCACGCACCATGCTGGGCACCGGATTGAAGGAGCAATGGGATTCGCTGGTCAAGCCCAGCTACCTCAAGCGTGTCCAGAAGTACTGCCCGTCGTTGACCACCGCGGACCTGGGCCCCTACCCGCCCGGCATCCGTGCCCAGGCGGTGCGTGCCGACGGGAGCATGGTGGAGGACTTCCACTTCCTGCAGACGCCACGGATGCTGCACGTCTGCAATGCGCCCTCACCAGCAGCCACCTCCGCCATGCCGATTGCCGACCACATCACCCAGCAGGTCTTGGACCGTCCCGGTGCCACCATGGAGGCATGA
- a CDS encoding NAD(P)H-dependent oxidoreductase, with protein sequence MIITDNLLLRAQTARKPIRVGVVGPGFMARGMMHHIHHDVPGMVITAVFARSREKAHAALDFAGYAAGDIIDADNASAVSDAARRGKVAVIDDHTALTGSDQVDVVVDATGSVFFGAELALSAIENGKHLVLMNAEVDATLGSILCHRAEAAGVVYTGMDGDQPGVQMNLIRFVRGLGLRPLVAGNIKGLQDEYRNPTTQEGFARKWGQDPHMVTSFADGTKVSVEQALVANAAGLSVHRRGCLGRDHEGHVDELTGMYDLDELQALGGAVDYVVKARPGPGVYVLASHDDPKQQHYLNLYKLGEGPLYPFYTPYHLCHFEVPNTIARAMLLGDACIKPLPDGPRVEVVPMAKRDLKAGQALDAKGGYDYYGVCEKASVQRTENLLPLGLAEGCVLTRDIAKDEVISYGDVQVPDGRLADQLRAEQDAMFPVAGA encoded by the coding sequence ATGATCATCACCGACAACCTGCTGCTGCGCGCCCAGACGGCCCGCAAGCCCATCCGCGTGGGCGTCGTCGGCCCCGGCTTCATGGCCCGCGGCATGATGCACCACATCCACCACGACGTGCCCGGCATGGTGATCACCGCCGTCTTCGCCCGCTCTCGTGAGAAGGCACACGCCGCGCTGGACTTTGCCGGCTACGCCGCCGGGGACATCATCGACGCGGACAATGCCTCGGCCGTCTCCGACGCCGCGCGACGGGGAAAGGTGGCCGTCATCGACGACCACACGGCCCTGACCGGCTCCGACCAGGTCGACGTGGTGGTGGACGCCACCGGCTCGGTCTTCTTCGGCGCCGAACTGGCCCTGTCCGCGATCGAGAACGGCAAGCACCTGGTGCTGATGAATGCCGAGGTGGATGCCACCCTGGGCAGCATCCTCTGCCACAGGGCCGAGGCTGCCGGCGTCGTGTACACCGGCATGGACGGTGACCAGCCCGGCGTACAGATGAACCTGATCCGCTTCGTGCGCGGGCTGGGCCTGCGGCCCCTGGTGGCCGGCAACATCAAGGGGCTGCAGGACGAGTACCGCAACCCCACCACCCAGGAGGGCTTCGCCCGCAAGTGGGGCCAGGATCCCCACATGGTCACCTCCTTCGCCGACGGCACCAAGGTCAGCGTCGAGCAGGCCCTGGTGGCCAATGCGGCGGGCTTGTCCGTGCACCGACGCGGCTGCCTGGGACGCGACCACGAGGGCCACGTCGACGAACTGACCGGGATGTACGACCTCGACGAGCTGCAGGCCCTGGGCGGCGCCGTGGACTACGTCGTCAAGGCCAGGCCCGGGCCCGGCGTCTACGTGCTGGCAAGCCATGACGACCCCAAGCAGCAGCACTACCTGAACCTGTACAAGCTGGGCGAGGGACCGCTCTACCCCTTCTACACGCCCTACCACCTGTGCCACTTCGAGGTGCCCAACACCATCGCCCGCGCGATGCTGCTGGGTGATGCCTGCATCAAGCCGTTGCCCGATGGGCCGCGGGTCGAGGTGGTCCCGATGGCCAAGCGTGACCTGAAGGCGGGACAGGCGCTGGACGCCAAGGGCGGCTACGACTACTACGGCGTGTGTGAGAAGGCCTCGGTCCAGCGCACGGAGAACCTGCTTCCCCTCGGCCTGGCCGAGGGTTGTGTGCTGACCCGTGACATCGCCAAGGACGAGGTCATCTCCTACGGGGACGTGCAGGTGCCCGACGGCAGGCTGGCGGACCAGCTGCGGGCAGAGCAGGACGCCATGTTCCCGGTCGCCGGGGCATGA
- the rfbC gene encoding dTDP-4-dehydrorhamnose 3,5-epimerase, with protein sequence MKWTPTEVDGCWIIDIAPFTDDRGFFARTFDAKEFAEHGLPTQFVQANMSTNHAKGTMRGMHRQIAPSAEGKLVTCHKGTIVDCCLDLREDSPTYGSHAMVELSEENHRALWIPANCGHGYLTMSDDTLVTYQVSDWYAPELERGQRWDDPAFNLQWPGEVTVISDKDRTWPDWDGKPFA encoded by the coding sequence ATGAAGTGGACCCCCACCGAGGTGGACGGCTGCTGGATCATCGACATCGCGCCCTTCACCGATGACCGTGGCTTCTTCGCCCGTACCTTCGACGCCAAGGAGTTCGCCGAGCACGGCCTGCCCACGCAGTTCGTCCAGGCGAACATGTCGACCAACCACGCCAAGGGCACCATGCGCGGCATGCACCGCCAGATCGCCCCCTCCGCCGAGGGAAAGCTGGTCACCTGCCACAAGGGCACCATCGTCGACTGCTGCCTCGACCTGCGCGAGGACTCCCCCACCTACGGCAGCCATGCCATGGTGGAGCTGTCCGAGGAGAACCACCGGGCGCTGTGGATCCCGGCCAACTGCGGACACGGCTACCTGACGATGAGCGACGACACCCTGGTCACCTACCAGGTCTCCGACTGGTACGCGCCGGAACTGGAACGCGGTCAGCGCTGGGATGACCCGGCCTTCAACCTGCAGTGGCCCGGCGAGGTCACCGTCATCAGCGACAAGGACCGCACCTGGCCGGACTGGGACGGGAAGCCCTTCGCATGA